The sequence below is a genomic window from Methanothermobacter tenebrarum.
TTGACGATGAACGGCGCCATTATGAGGATTATACCACAAAATAAAGTGTTAAATATCAATGTATATTTTAAAATTTTCCTGTAGAATATCTTATTTTTTGTCTTTGCCATATAAGGGTATATGACCTGGATAAGTGGACCATACAGTCCCTGGGCGGCTGTATAAATTTTTTCGGCTGCTGAATAGTAGCCTACCGCAGTGTTACCAGCGAATAGTCCTAGGAAAAATGAATTACTATTTGTATATATGGATACAGAAGCCCTTGATAAGAAGAACTGTGTGCTCTCCTTGAATGTTTCTTTAATATCTTCAAAGGGTGGTATGTGGAATTTTACATTGAATCTTGTTCTTATGATCCATAATGAGAATATACCAGTTATTATCGGGCCTATGGAGTATAAGAGTGGCATATAAATGTAATCTGATGGTTTTTTTATGAAGATAAAGATTGTCACGAGGAATATTAGGTTTGCGATAACATTTAGGATTGTTATATATCTCATGCGTTCCATGCCCTGATAAAACCATGTTGGCGAAAGTGTGGTGCCTATAATAATCCCAAATGCAAAGAGGTATAATAACGAATTAGTTGAGAATTTTTGGATTGAGAATACAATTGTGATGAGTATAACGAAACTTATGATGGTCAGTATACCTTTTATTATCATCACAGAACTGAATATAGTTGAAACTTTAGTTATATCTTCTCTATTTATTGATATTTCCTTGACAGCTGAAAGTGCGAAACCATAATCTGTTAAAATTTGGAAGTAGGTGGTAAATGCTATTGCAAAGTTTACAAGGCCAAATTTGGCAACGCCAAGTGTCCTTGTAAGGTATGGTAATGTTATAAGGGGCATTACATACACTAATATTTGAAGTAGAGACAGTGAGAAGAAGTTCTCGGCTATAACCTTGTATTCTTCAGATTGTAGTAGCTTAAGCAGTTTCATGTAGGATTCCCTGGAAATGTTCTATATGGAGGTTGACGTTCTGAGGATCGTTGAGGGTTTCATAGACAAGTTCTAATACGGGTAAGTTCATTTTACTTGTCAGTGCCTTTATGGCTTTTATGGAGCGCAGACTTTCTACTGTTATGGTGGATTTTTTGCTGAGTTGCATTTTCTTGCCAAGCATTAAACCAAGTGTCCTATTACGGCTCTTATCAGTTAGCGCGGTCAAAAGAAAATCTCCAAATCCGCAAAACTTATCAAATAATTCCCCATATCCCATTTCATCTAATATTTTTCTCATCTCTTTGAAGCATAATGTTAATAGTGTATATTTATGGTTTTCACCGGTTATTTGCCCGTCTAGTATTCCCATGGCTACTGCGTAGACATTCTTAAGTATACCGCAGAATTCAACTCCTTTAATATTCTCTGAATAATCAACCACTATATTCTGGGATTTAATGAGACTGGCTATATCATCTTGATATTCTTTTGAGGCTCCTATTGTAACACCCGAAGTAACGCCCCTTATAAGTTCGTCTGCAAAATTTGGACCGGAAATGCAAAATACAGTCTCAGAGTCTGTCTCCTCTTGGATGACAGTTGTCATAGGTTTGAGTGAAGGATACTCAATACCTTTTATACATGATATGATCTTTTTATCTTCAAGGCGACTATCAAGGGATCTCATGATACTCCTAAGGCTCCCAGATGGGACAGCCAAGAAAATATAATCTGAATCTATTATATGGGAGGATTTGATATTTGCTGCTTTGATCTTCTCATCCAATTTTATCCCCGGATGATACCGACTATTCTCATGTTCTCTGTTTATAGATTCAATTACCTTTTCATCTCTCGCGAGAAGATAAACATTATCAATATTCTTTGATAATATTTGGGCTATTGCTGTTCCGAAACTCCCAGCGCCTATTATCGAGACTTTCATCATAAATTCTCCTTGCAATACTTTTTAGCCTTTTCCAGATCCCCTGGGAAATCAACTTCTATACAGAAATTATCCCTGATGTTAAGGGCCTTAAACTTTTCACCTTTTTCTATTGCTTTTTCTATCGCCTTCTCGAAATAGTCTTGGTCGTGACATTCCATGAGTGATTCCTCCAAAACTGGTAGCGTCTCCCTTTTAACATAGTTTATGCCAACGGCTTCACCTAGACCATCCGGGATGGTCTTTGAAAGTTTTTTAATGTAACCATCACTTGTGAGGTTGTATTTAACTTCTTCATCGCCAACTTTCTTGTTATCCACACAGATAAGGTTTTCTCTTCTCTCCTCCATGATAAGGTGGAGTATCCTTGGATCGAAGACCACATCACCATTTAACCATATAACATCCTCATCCAAGTCCCTTATCCCAATTAGCAAGCTCTTTGAAGTGTTAGTAGCATAGTATCGCCTATTTATAACATATTCAAGGTCTGGGTGTCTCTCTTTTATCAAACCACCCTTGTATCCTATCACGACCCTTATATCCTCCAGCCCTGCACTCTTAAGGTTTTCTAATTGATGATCAAGTATTGTCTTCTCATCACATAATTTTACAAGTGCCTTGGGTAAACCATGTCCTAGTCTACTGCCCACACCCGCGGCCAGGATAACAACTTTAATAGAAACCACCCATTATTCTTTTAAACTACAATCTAAATAATACTACTATTTACCCTTAACCCCCTCAGAGTATGAAGTTATAAAAGGTGAGACTCTTATGCGCATACTTCACGTTTGTCCATACTTTAAGCCTTCATGGGAGGGCGGGGGCCCCCCACGTTTCGTATATGAGCTTGCACTTCAACAGGTTGCAATGGGCCATGATGTGACCGTGTATACAACCGATGGATTTAAAAGGAGGGTTAGGGCCCCAAAGAATACTATGGTGGATGTTGATGGTATAAAAACATATTATTTTAGGAACCTTTCAATGTATTTAACGGCAAATTTTAACATTCCTTTACCCTATTATCTTCCAGTGGTTGCCTTGAAACAGATAGGATCCTTTGATATTATCCATATACATGAGCATAGAACATTCTTGGCGGCGGTAACATCATTACTCGCGACAAGACATAATATACCATATGTTGTGCAACCGCATGGATCCGCGCCAAGGATGGTAAAAGGCTGGCAGAAAAGACTATTCGACACTCTAATAGGTAATAGGATCATATATAATGCGAAGCGTATAATAGCATCCTCGAGGATAGAATCACAATATTATAAAAGAGTATACCCTGACCTAGATGATGAGATGATAGTTAGGGTGCCCAATCCTGTGAACATCCCCGAAATCCCACCTAGAGGATCCTTCAGGAGAAAATGGGGACTTGAAGAAAACCGGATAATACTATACCTTGGTAGGATCCATGAAAGAAAAGGCTTAAACCTATTAATTAGGGCATTCAATCAGATAAGAGACGATAAATTGAAACTTGTTATCGCAGGCCCTGATGATCACTACCTTAAAAGATTGAAGAAATTAATATCAGATCTTGGACTAGAAGAGAGTATAATCTTAACCGGACCATTGTATGGTTTTGATAAATTTGAGGCTCTTGTCGACGCCGATGTTTTCATCCTACCATCAAACGAATATGAATCCTTTGGCATGGCCGCTGCCGAGGCTATTGCCTGTGGCACTCCAGTCGTCGTAACATCAAATTGTGGAATATCCGAATGGATTGACTCAAAAAGCGGTCTCATAGTCCAAGCAGATGAAAAAAAACTAAAAAATGCTATTATGAAAATACTGGATAATGGATCGTTCCATCCAAGAACTCCTAGAGTCTTCGAAATTGAAAGGATCGCGAGGAAGTTCGATGAAATCTACAATGAAGCCACGAGTTAGAGGGGATCGCCCCTCATTGTCGTTTGATAAGAAAATATTCATACTACTAGCTTTGATTGTTTCGATAATCGCATGGAAGCTTGTGACAATACAATCCAACCTTGGAGTCTACTACTGGGATATATTCCTCTATCTTAATAATGCTCTTAGGATGGCCCATCTTGGCTCCAGTGATACACTGTATCTCCCACCCCTTTTACCAGCTATATTATCAGTTTTCTTCAGATTGGGATTTGTGGGGGAATACACAATCTTTATTGTTGGTGGAGTATTCTATATACTCGCAGCGGCTGGGATGTACCTTCTTCTAAGGTTGAGATTTGATGAAATTGAAAGCCTTGCTGGGGCTTTAACCTTCGCATCCTCCACCCTAGTATTGGCGTGGGCTGTGACAGGCTCTACTGACATCCCAGCCATATCATTGTCAATATGGGCAATCTACTTCACATTACTCGCAAAAAGAAAGGATAAGAGATTTTATTATCTGGCATTCCCCGTGGCAATGGCAGCCTTCCTCACAAGGTATACTTCAGCCCTTATAATCATCCCCATACTCCTTGTAATTATCATGGATTCTAAGCCTAGGTTCCGCGAAATCACAAAGGGCATAATCCTTGGAATTCTATTATATTCACCCTTCGGATTATTCTTTTACAGAAACCTCAAGAACCCCTTACCATTCTTAGGCCAGTTCACAGAAACTGCAAAAGGGTCAGTGACAGCTATCAACCCAGGATATAATCCTGACAGCCTATATTATCTTAGACATCTCCCAGAATATCTTTCGGCTCTGCCCTCTGACAATTACATGTTGATTATTAACCCTTCAAGTGCGAGTCCAAGCCCATTAGCATATCTAATAGTGGCCATCATATTAGTGGGTGTTATACTCCATATAATCCATAATAGGACGATACTAGACGGTGTGGAGACTAGAAGGTTAGGCGTGTTCTTGTTATTGTCAATCGCTTTAATAGTTATCTTTGGGAGGATATCTTATGCCCTGGCTGAAGTTTTAATCTTCCTTTGGGCCCTTAGCATATATTGGCTCTTAAAGGGTCGTGGGCTGGATAATCTTGATATCAACCTTGTTATGGTAACATGGTTTTTATCGTTCCTTTATATGCATAGTTTCCATCTTGTTAAAGTTGACAGGTATATTATACCAATTTTACCAGCTCTAGCATATGCAATGCCCCTTAGCATAGACGAAATTTCACAGACGCTAAATTTGGGGCATGGCCGGCGCCTATTCTCGATCCTTGTCATGGTGTTGATGTTATCATCCGCAACCTATTATATGTGGGGCATGCCACATGATTATCCCATTGTAGATGCTGAACGTGAAGCAGCCCAATGGCTCAAAACATATGATCCAAACTACCATAATAAGGTGATAGCATCTGATAGGGGCCCGGCATTCACATGGTACCTTAAAGATTATGTTTTCACAAGAAGAATTAATGAAAATAACAGTGAATTGTTTTATAGGCTATTTTATAAACTCAAACCAGACTATTATATATACTGGTCAACCAGCAAACCGAGGATATATGGTTACAAGGTAATCTATAACAAGAATGGTGTGATAATCGCCGAGAAAATCCCCCCATAATACTTATGTTAACATGGTTTTATAATCGAATAATGTTAAAAGGGGGGGTACCTCCCCATATGCAATAATTTGTGGATTATCAATCCAAGGAGGATAATAGTATGGAAACTCAGAGGATACTCGTCACTGGAGGAGCTGGGTTCATAGGAACCAACCTTGTTAATGAACTTAAAAAGAGAGGCCATGAGGTCATAGCATTGGATCTCATGCATACTAGTCGCGAAGATTATGTGAGGGCTGATGTAAGGGAATACAGGCAACTCGAGAAGGTCTTCGAAGATTATGAGTTTGATTATGTTTATCATCTAGCGGCAGAATATGGTAGATGGAATGGTGAGGCATACTATGAGAACCTTTGGAGGACCAATGTCATCGGCACAAAGAATATTATAAGATTACAAGAGAAACTAGGCTTTAGGATGATATTCTTCTCCTCGGCTGAAGTATATGGAGACTATACTGGGGTCATGACAGAGGATGTCATGGAGAAGAATCCTATAAAAGATACATATCAGATGAATGATTATGCTATGACAAAATGGGTCGGGGAGCTCATGTGCATGAACTCAGCAAAAATGTTCGGCACAGAAACCGTGAGGGTGAGACCTGTCAACTGTTATGGGCCCCATGAGAAATACACGCCATACAAGGGGTTCATACCCATTTTCATATACCATGCATTACATAACAAACCCTACACAGTCTACAAGGGCCATAAGCGTATAATAGATTATGTGGAGGATTCTGTTAGGACCTTCGCTAATATTGTGGATAATTTCATCCCAGGGGAAGTTTATAATGTTGGCGGCCGACCGGAATGGGAACATGATATAAAAGAATATTCTGACATGGTCCTAAAGGCTGTTGGTAGAGATGATTCGATCGTAACATATAAGGAGGCTGAGGCTTTCACAACAAAGGTTAAGAGGGTTGACTGTTCCAAAGCAGAAAGAGACCTTAAACACGACCCTAAGGTGCCCCCGGAGGAGGGTATAAAGCGTACAGTTGAATGGATGAAATGGTACTACAGGATAGAATAACTTGGAGTTAAAAGGATGAGGATAGCGGCCCTGATACCAGCATATAACGAGGAATTAACCATCGGAACCATAGTACTTTTATGTAAAGAGTATGTGGATGAAGTTATAGTTGTTGATGATGGCAGCACTGACAGGACCGCCAGGATAGCCGAAGCAGCCGGTGCGAGGGTTATAAGGCACCGAGAAAATAAAGGGAAGGGTGCCGCGCTTAAAACAGGTTTTAAGGCGACTGATGCTGATATAATAGTCACATTGGATGGTGACGGGCAGCACGACCCCCAAGAGATACCTAAGCTTGTACAGCCTATAATAGATGGTAGAGCAGATATTGTCAATGGTAGCCGTTACCTATCAGGTTCTGATAAGAGCACGCCATTTTATAGGAGGGTTGGACAAAAGATACTTGACAGGGCAACTAACATTTCAACCAGATTGGATATAACAGACACCCAAAGCGGTTTCAGAGCATTCTCAAGGGATACTATCCCATATTTCAAGTTTAAAGAGGATGGGTTTGCAATAGAAAGTGAAATGCTATTAGATGCTGCTGAATCAAACCTTAGAATAGTCGAAGTTGAAATTGGCGTCACCTATGATGTTGAAGGTTCCACTAAACATCCTATAAGTCATGGCGCATCGGTACTCTACAGAATAATCAAGGACATGGAACTAAGACGCCCATTATATTATTTCACCTTCCCAGGGTTAATAATAGTAGTCATAGGAGCCATTCTCACGTTAATATTCCTACGCGATTACATCATAGGGAAAAGTATCCATATGGGGCCGACCATACTTGCTATAATGCTAACATTATTTGGAACATTCTTCATGTTCACTGGTATAATACTAGATTCTATGAAGAAGATGATAAGAAACTTTCAGAAAAGATGACAAGAGGTTGATAATCTATGAAGGATATCAAAATATATGATGGTAAATGTGTGTTGGTAACAGGAGGTGCTGGTTGCATTGGGAGCAACCTTTCAAGACGGCTTGGCGAAGCTGGAGCGCATGTAATCATATTGGATAACCTATCATCAAGTTATGAGTGGAACATACCAATGATGGAGAACATAGAATTCGTAAAAGGGGACATACTCGATGACGAGATCCTGAAAAGAGTCTACAAGGAAAGACCAGATTATGTTTTCCACCTTGCAGCCCACTTCGCCAACCAAAACAGTGTAGACCACCCAGAGGAGGATTTACTAGTTAATGGACTCGGCACATTAAAAGTCCTAGAATATGCACAGCTTATCGGCGTTGAACGCTTCATCTATTCATCCTCTGGCTGCGGAGTCTATGGTCTAGACTCTAAGATACCATTCAAAGAAGATGACATTTCAATTTCACTACACACACCATACCAGGTGACAAAACTACTAGGGGAATTATACACTAATTACTTCCACAACCTTTATGATCTGCCAATAGTCAATGCAAGATTCTTCAATGTCTACGGACCAGGGGAAGTTCCAGGGAAATACCGCAATGTTATACCAAATTTCTTCTACTGGGCCATGAACAATCAGCCCCTACCAATAACCGGGGATGGTACAGAGACAAGGGACTGGACATTCGTAGATGATATAATAAACGGTCTAATAGCCATGGGAGCCCGAAAAAAGGCTATAGGAGAGGCCATAAACCTAGGATCGGGAGAAGAACACCAGGTAATAGAAATGGCCACCATCATCAATGAACTCACAGGAAACAAGGCAGGTATAGTGTACAAGCCAAGAAGAGAATGGGATGCTAAAACCCGTCTATTATCATCCATAGAAAAGGCGAAAAAACTCCTAGACTACAAACCAAAGACAACATTCAGGGAAGGCTTGGAGAAAACCTACCAATGGTTCAAAGAAAACTGGGAACTTATACAAAAAAGCGCCGAATTCTAGACCCCACCAGGTGAAGAGATGAAAATACTCGTAATACAAGAATCTGATTGGATTAGAAGAAACCCCCACCAACAACACCACCTGTTTGATCGTCTAAGCCTCAGAGGGCACAGGATAAAAGTCATAGACTATCCCATAGATTGGAGGAAAAACGAACCAAGAGGTCTCATATACCCTAGGAGACTGTTCAAGGGTATTTGGAAGGTTAAATCAGAGGCTCGAATCGACGTGATAAGACCAACAATATTGAAATTACCAATCTTCGATTACCTTTCAATACCTATAACTCATACTTTAGAGATAAGAAAACAAATCCGAGAATTTAAACCAGACGTCATAGTAGGATTCGGGATAATCAACACTTACATAGGATTAAAGGAGGCTAAAAAAAGGGGCATACCATTCGTATATTACCCCATTGACGTACTATACACGCTCATCCCAGAGAAAACTTTACAGGTTATCGGTAAATGGCTGATGAAGAAAATTCTAAAATCTGCAGATTTCGTGATCACGATAAACAAGCGACTGAGACAACTAATGATAGAAATGGGCGCGAACCCCTATGATACAGTCGTCATAGAAGCTGGTATAGACCTTGAAAAATTCAACCCCAACCTCGACGGATCCAGGATAAGAAAAAAGTATGGGATAAAGGACGATGAAATACTATTATTCTTCATGGGCTATCTTTATGAATTCTCGGGTTTAAAAGAATTAGCCCTTGAAATGGCCAAGAAGGACCATCCAAGGATTAAACTCATGATAGTGGGTGAAGGTGAAGCCTATAACGATCTCCAAAATATAAAGGAAAAAAACAACCTCGAAAATCTTATACTCGCAGGGAGCCAACCCTATGAGATGATACCAGAGTTCTTGGCAGCGGCTGATATCTGCATACTACCAGCTCGCAGAGAAGAAAAGATAATGCAGGATATCGTGCCAATAAAAATCTATGAGTACCTTGCAATGGCCAAGCCTGTTATAGCCACAGGATTCCCAGGTATAAAAATGGAATTCGGCGAAGACAATGGGATATACTACATAGAAAAACCAGAGGATGTGCTCAAGACAGCCAGTGAACTTGCAACTGGTGACCTCCAAGTTGAGGGGATGAAGGGTAGGAAGTTTGTTGAATCCAATGATTGGGAGACCATAACAGACAAATTCGAAAAAACACTTAAAAATTTGGTTGGTTTAAGAGCCCCGGGCGGGGATTGAACCCGCGACCACGGGATTACGAGTCCCGCGCTCTACCAGACTGAGCTACCGGGGCCTCCGGTAACTATAATCGTCTAAGGTTAATTGATGATCTGTTAAATGTTCTAGGTCTATGCACATTCCATCCCTTGCAGCTACAACCCTCGTATCTGTCTCTTTTTGTAATCTGAGGGCTTCGCCATCTGGGTCATTGAATATCATCTTCATGCCAAGGTGGGTCATTATTGCAAGTTTGGGTTTCACCTCTTCTATGAGGAGTTTGAAATCATCTGAGCACATATGCCCCCTTATATGTTCATTATCTGGTCTTATAACACTTGCTATTAGAACATCAGCTCCATGATGATATGAGCCGAGTTCATTGAAATAGGCTGTATCTGACGTATAGGATATTGTTATCTTAGGGGTTTGGAACTTGAAACCTATACATGTAGGGTCTCCATGTATTGTTTTTGTGGCTGTGATTTTTATATTGTCTATTTTTATTGAATCACCCTCTTCTAATATTATGTTTTCTGTTTTGGTTAGATGATACTTGGATATGCAGGGGCCCCAATCCTTGTAACCTTTTATGACGCTGAGGCTCCCTATTACTGTCCCCTTGTTTCTTGTCATCCCCCTTGTCATGGCTTCGATGAGGACTTCGGCATCTGTGTAATGGTCAGTGTGTGAATGTGATACTAATATAAGGTCTAGTCTGCGAGGGTTTAGGCCGAATTGGTATGATCTTATCAATGCTCCTGGGCCGGGGTCTATGTGGATGTTTTTACCTTCGAGGTTGTCTATTCTTAAACCGCCGGTCATCCTTTTTTGTGTGATGGTGGCGAAATCGTCCGCCACCACTTCCTAGGAATGTTAGTTTCATGGGTGATCACATCCTATAATTCATGTTTTGCAGAGTATAACATTGCATTGTAGTGGGATTTTTTTGTCTTTTATTTGTAGATTTTCATCTTCTATAACGACGATGTCGCCCACTTTGACTTCTCCAGGTCCTTCTTTTAGCATTAGCACGTTTTCTCCGGGTTTAGCGACTTTCTTCCATTTTATGTTGAAGGCTTGTACATTGGGGGCTAATTTTACTTCGATTTTATCATTGTCTATGTTTATGACTCTTCCGATTTCTCCTTCTTTTATTATCTTTGATGCCATTTTTATCTGTTCACTCTTTTTTAGGAGTTCTTTTTGTAGTTTGGCTCTCCATTTTTGGAGTGTTTTCACGTCCCTTAGAATGGTTTCTCTGAGTATTCTGTGGGCTTTCCTTTTATCTAATCTTGGAGTTTTTATGTACAAGTCGTATTCTGGGCTTATGGTTGGTGTTTTGGCGGCGACTTCTTCTACTATTTTCGCTAGGAGTTTTGAAACTTCTTTTAGGCTTGTTTTTTTCTTCCAATACTTTTTTAATAGGCTGCTGGCAAGTTTTTTGGTTATCTTATTCCCGAATATTACAATGGAGCTTTCACCCTTCTCAAATTTGGTTATATTAGATCCTATGAGTTCTATGATCTGATAGGCTCCTGTGGTGGCGTATATTCTCCTCCTCTTAGCCTCGAAGGGCGTTTTAAGGCTTACTTCACCCACTACAACGTCTCCGATGCTTCGAACCTTCCTTGCATCATCTCTTATATTTAATCTTATACCAAATTCCTCGGCCCTATCCCTTAATTCTTCCTCTGTTTTAATATCACCATTATATAATTCCCTTTCGAGTTCCCTTCTCTTCTGGGGACTCCCTAAGTAGGCTATCTTTCTCTTATCACCTATCATTACGCAACCTTTGCTACTAGTATAAGTTATTATAAGGCTCATCTAGGAGTCACCTATTCACGTCTGAGTTTGGAAGGTTATACTAGGAAGGTATCGAACTCCTCCCATTTTTGAGAAGTATTTTATCAGAGGATTTATAAATATTGTACCGATTGATGTCTTAGGAGAATTTTGAATGGAACATGAAAACGCCCTTATAAAAGAGAAGAGCCCATACCTTTTACAGCATGCCCATGACCTCGTAGATTGGCTTCCATGGGGTGAAGAAGCATTTAAGATAGCTAAAAAGTATAATAAGCCCATATTCTTGTCAATAGGCTACTCTACATGTCACTGGTGCCATGTGATGGCCAGAGAATCATTTAACGACCCTATAGTCGCTAAACTCATAAATGAAACATTCGTACCAATTAAAGTGGACAGGGAGGAAAGGCCAGACATTGACAGCATTTATATGAACGCCTGCCAACTCCTCACAGGTACAGGGGGCTGGCCACTCACCATATTCCTAACACCTGATGGCAGACCGTTCTTCGCAGGCACATACTTCCCCCGGGAGACAAGCCATGGCATGGCCGGCCTAAAAGAGATCATATTAAAGACTAAGGAACTTTGGGAAAAAAAGCCAGAAGACATAGATAATGCAGCCACAGAGATCTTCATGGCCATCAAGAGGATGAACGCACCCACAAAACCATACGAAATCCAAGAGAGGATAATAGATGCGGGATTCGAAGGATTGAAGAAGGCCTTCGACCATGAAAATGGGGGGTTCGGGTCTTCACAGAAATTCCCATTACCAAATCACCTTTACTTCCTTCTAAGGTATGGTCTTTTAAAAGACAAAAAGGCCCTAGGAATGGTTGAATTAACCCTTGACAAAATGCGCTTTGGGGGTATCTACGACCATGTAGGGTATGGTTTCCACCGTTACACTGTTGACCCCGCATGGAGGATACCCCATTTCGAGAAGATGCTTTATGACCAAGCTTTAATGGCCATAGCATACCTTGAAGCCTATCAAGCACTAGGAAAGGAACTCTACAAGGAAACAGCAGAGGAAATATTTGAATATGTTATACGGGAGATGAGATCCCCGAAGGGTGGGTTTTATTCGGCGGAGGACGCGGAGAGCGAAGGAGAAGAAGGCAAGTTTTATCTCTGGACAATGGAAGAATTAAGAGAAATCCTAGATTCCGATTTGCTCTGCGAATTCTTCAATGTCAAAGAAGAGGGCAATCTACTAGATGAGACTGGGAAACCCTCAGGTAAAAACATCCTCTATATGAAGACCATGCCAGAAAAATTCGCAGAAGAGAAGGGGATAG
It includes:
- a CDS encoding glycosyltransferase — its product is MKILVIQESDWIRRNPHQQHHLFDRLSLRGHRIKVIDYPIDWRKNEPRGLIYPRRLFKGIWKVKSEARIDVIRPTILKLPIFDYLSIPITHTLEIRKQIREFKPDVIVGFGIINTYIGLKEAKKRGIPFVYYPIDVLYTLIPEKTLQVIGKWLMKKILKSADFVITINKRLRQLMIEMGANPYDTVVIEAGIDLEKFNPNLDGSRIRKKYGIKDDEILLFFMGYLYEFSGLKELALEMAKKDHPRIKLMIVGEGEAYNDLQNIKEKNNLENLILAGSQPYEMIPEFLAAADICILPARREEKIMQDIVPIKIYEYLAMAKPVIATGFPGIKMEFGEDNGIYYIEKPEDVLKTASELATGDLQVEGMKGRKFVESNDWETITDKFEKTLKNLVGLRAPGGD
- a CDS encoding MBL fold metallo-hydrolase translates to MADDFATITQKRMTGGLRIDNLEGKNIHIDPGPGALIRSYQFGLNPRRLDLILVSHSHTDHYTDAEVLIEAMTRGMTRNKGTVIGSLSVIKGYKDWGPCISKYHLTKTENIILEEGDSIKIDNIKITATKTIHGDPTCIGFKFQTPKITISYTSDTAYFNELGSYHHGADVLIASVIRPDNEHIRGHMCSDDFKLLIEEVKPKLAIMTHLGMKMIFNDPDGEALRLQKETDTRVVAARDGMCIDLEHLTDHQLTLDDYSYRRPR
- a CDS encoding thioredoxin domain-containing protein, producing the protein MEHENALIKEKSPYLLQHAHDLVDWLPWGEEAFKIAKKYNKPIFLSIGYSTCHWCHVMARESFNDPIVAKLINETFVPIKVDREERPDIDSIYMNACQLLTGTGGWPLTIFLTPDGRPFFAGTYFPRETSHGMAGLKEIILKTKELWEKKPEDIDNAATEIFMAIKRMNAPTKPYEIQERIIDAGFEGLKKAFDHENGGFGSSQKFPLPNHLYFLLRYGLLKDKKALGMVELTLDKMRFGGIYDHVGYGFHRYTVDPAWRIPHFEKMLYDQALMAIAYLEAYQALGKELYKETAEEIFEYVIREMRSPKGGFYSAEDAESEGEEGKFYLWTMEELREILDSDLLCEFFNVKEEGNLLDETGKPSGKNILYMKTMPEKFAEEKGIDPIEFLEELEDGRRKLFNHRLKRTPPNKDDKILTDWNGLMIAAFARGYKVLEDKRYLKVAEDALEFIMDKLYENGRLMHRYRDGESAIWGNLDDYAFLIWGILELYDATFNEEYIKLALRLSEELNEHFKDDENGGFFFTADYSDSLLIRKKEGSDSAIPSGNSVHALNLLRMGSMLEDEGMIKTAEDIIKSFIAKIKRVAIAYTLLLVGAHWHQTGGTSLIIAARTRSCIPIKLKSKFIPYFTITLKLEDSDWSFAPETLRNKKPSNECTYYLCKDKTCHPPIKDPESIIDILTK
- a CDS encoding DUF2121 family protein, whose amino-acid sequence is MSLIITYTSSKGCVMIGDKRKIAYLGSPQKRRELERELYNGDIKTEEELRDRAEEFGIRLNIRDDARKVRSIGDVVVGEVSLKTPFEAKRRRIYATTGAYQIIELIGSNITKFEKGESSIVIFGNKITKKLASSLLKKYWKKKTSLKEVSKLLAKIVEEVAAKTPTISPEYDLYIKTPRLDKRKAHRILRETILRDVKTLQKWRAKLQKELLKKSEQIKMASKIIKEGEIGRVINIDNDKIEVKLAPNVQAFNIKWKKVAKPGENVLMLKEGPGEVKVGDIVVIEDENLQIKDKKIPLQCNVILCKT